The genomic interval TGCGCATCGCGGCAAGCGTGTGCAGACCGGCGATCACGGAATCGGGATTGGCATTGTACGCGTCGTCGAGCACGGTGACGCCCGCCGCGTCGCGTACCGCAAGCCGACCCGATCCGCCCTCATACTGCTCGAGGACGCGGACGATGGCCTTGATCCCGCAGCCGAACACCAGGCCTGCCGCAACAGCGGCGGCCGCGGCATAGGCGGCATGGCGGCCGCGGAGTTTCAGGCGCACGGTGACGGGCCTCGCAATCCACTCAGGCGCCGCGATGACAACGGTGGCGCGCGCCTGCTCATCGAGTTCCGCGCGGAGTACGCGGACCGCGGCGCGCGCGGAAAATCCATACCGGATGATCCGGCGCCCTTTCGGCACGTAGGGCCGGAGCAACGGCTCGTCGGCATTGACGAACGCAACACCCTCGCTGCCGAGCGCAGCAAAGACGGCGGCCTTTTCGGCCGCGATACCTTCGCGCGATAGCAGCCGCTCGATATGCGCACGGCCGATGTTTGTGATGAGTGCGTGTGTCGGTTCGGCAATGCTGCACAGGTACGGGATATCGCCCGGTTGATTCGTGCCCATTTCAACGATGGCCGCCCGATGCGCGGGCTCGAGTCGCAGCAACGTGTTGGGCAACCCGATCTGATTGTTGAAATTTCCGCTGTTCTGCAGTGTGTTGATTTTTGTACCAAGTACCGCCGCGATCAATTCCTTTGTACCGGTTTTACCGTTGCTGCCCGTCACCGCAAAAACAGGGATGCGGAAGCGGCGCCGGTACGTGCGCGCGATGTCGCCGTAGGTTTCGAGCGTGTCGCGCACAACAAGACAGGGCTCGAGCAACGATCTGTCGGCCACCCGGCGCAGTCCGCGCCGGTCTACAATGCAGAGCACGGCTCCCGCGGCCATCGCTGCAGCGGCAAAGTCATGCCCGTCGAAGGATGCCCCGCGCAGTGCGAGGAAGACATCGCCCGGCTGCAGATCTCTGGAGTCGGTGCAGATGCGCACGACGGGGCGGTCGAGAATGGAGTCGAGCCCGCGGGCGGCCTCGTGCGGCAATGCGCGAAGATCGGCGACACACATGCCCGTCATGCGGCCACCCCCCCGCGCCTGGCTTCGAAGTACCCACGCGCTACGGCGCGGTCGTCGAAGTCCAGCCGCTTCCTGCCAACAAGCTGATATGTCTCGTGCCCCTTTCCCGCGATCAGGACGATATCACCCGGGCGGGCGAGTCGCAGGGCACGCTCGATGGCAGCGCGGCGCCGCGGCCTGCGCTCGACGGCGGCGTCGGGTCTCACACCTTCGAGTATGTCGTTGATAATGGCTTCGGGATCTTCGCTTCGCGGATTGTCTGATGTCACAATGGTGAGGTCCGCCACACGCGAGGCCACTGCACCCATGAGCGGACGTTTGGCCTGGTCGCGATCTCCACCGCAGCCGAATACCACGATCAGTCGTCCATCCGGCCCGAGCAGCGCGCGCGCCGCGAGCGCCGCCTTTTCGAGGGCGTCCGGAGTATGCGAATAGTCCACCACCGCGGTGACGCCGTCGGCCGACACGATGCGCTCGAAGCGTCCGGGCACAGCGCTAACTGCGCGCAGGCCGCGCACAATGACACGATCCTCGATACCCAGAATCGAAGCAGCGGCATAGACTCCCGCGAGGTTCCACGCGTTGAATCCTCCCGCGAGCGCCGATGTGATGCGCGTCTCGCCGCCCTCATGCCGCAGGGTGAAGCGCGTCCCCGCGCTGCCGGCCTGCAAGTCCATGATACGATGTGTCGCGCGTGCGGCCTGGCCGAAACTTGCGCGGCGGCGGCGGAATCCGGAGGCCATGGCACGCCACGCGGGATCGTCGATGTTGAAGGCGGCGCCGAGCCGCGTATGACGGCGGAAGAGCAGCGCCTTCGCATCGCGATACGCTTCCATCGAGCCGTGAAAATCGAGATGATCCTGCGTGAAGTTCGTGAACAGCGTGGTGTCGAAGACCATGCCCTCGACGCGCCGCAGAGCGAGTGCGTGCGACGACACTTCCATCACCGCCGATGTGCAGCCGGCGGCAACCATGTGCGCAAGCAGTCGGTGTAATTCCTCGGCGGGCGGGGTCGTAAAGGACGCGGGCACGACATCCTTTCCGATCACAGAGGCGATCGTCCCGATCAGACCCGTCTTTTCCCCGCTCCGCTCGAGGACCGACTTCATGAGATAACTGCTCGTCGTTTTTCCATTCGTGCCCGTGATGCCGACAAGCCGGAGCTTTGCCGCGGGCGAGCCGTAATACCTGTCGGCGAGCAGGCCCACGGCCTCGCG from Ignavibacteriota bacterium carries:
- a CDS encoding UDP-N-acetylmuramoyl-tripeptide--D-alanyl-D-alanine ligase, producing MTGMCVADLRALPHEAARGLDSILDRPVVRICTDSRDLQPGDVFLALRGASFDGHDFAAAAMAAGAVLCIVDRRGLRRVADRSLLEPCLVVRDTLETYGDIARTYRRRFRIPVFAVTGSNGKTGTKELIAAVLGTKINTLQNSGNFNNQIGLPNTLLRLEPAHRAAIVEMGTNQPGDIPYLCSIAEPTHALITNIGRAHIERLLSREGIAAEKAAVFAALGSEGVAFVNADEPLLRPYVPKGRRIIRYGFSARAAVRVLRAELDEQARATVVIAAPEWIARPVTVRLKLRGRHAAYAAAAAVAAGLVFGCGIKAIVRVLEQYEGGSGRLAVRDAAGVTVLDDAYNANPDSVIAGLHTLAAMRSSGRRIAVLGDMLELGPTARHEHAAVGDVLATLDIPFVLTCGRLSRAIRDAVRSGGASFTEHFQDRDALLRALVALADEGDVVLVKGSHGMRMNEVVDGFIAARTAQEKEC
- a CDS encoding UDP-N-acetylmuramoyl-L-alanyl-D-glutamate--2,6-diaminopimelate ligase; this translates as MNFSQLSIDRTRRATAVRLSSLLHGVPVSQMYGPFDAEVAGITTDSRRVSDRWMFVATEGEHVDGHQFVQRAIEQGASVIVVQEQQYSDGLHELLSASYVQHNTTTVLVVRDTREAVGLLADRYYGSPAAKLRLVGITGTNGKTTSSYLMKSVLERSGEKTGLIGTIASVIGKDVVPASFTTPPAEELHRLLAHMVAAGCTSAVMEVSSHALALRRVEGMVFDTTLFTNFTQDHLDFHGSMEAYRDAKALLFRRHTRLGAAFNIDDPAWRAMASGFRRRRASFGQAARATHRIMDLQAGSAGTRFTLRHEGGETRITSALAGGFNAWNLAGVYAAASILGIEDRVIVRGLRAVSAVPGRFERIVSADGVTAVVDYSHTPDALEKAALAARALLGPDGRLIVVFGCGGDRDQAKRPLMGAVASRVADLTIVTSDNPRSEDPEAIINDILEGVRPDAAVERRPRRRAAIERALRLARPGDIVLIAGKGHETYQLVGRKRLDFDDRAVARGYFEARRGGVAA